One segment of Rosa chinensis cultivar Old Blush chromosome 6, RchiOBHm-V2, whole genome shotgun sequence DNA contains the following:
- the LOC112171560 gene encoding zinc finger BED domain-containing protein RICESLEEPER 2-like, whose translation MDHPLIDNIDGVQKVIGNTKQAQCKYCPTHLACNPYDNGTSSLRKHIEIVCKGYPDRVKVESRQQVLTNDGKRGQGSLVYVNWSQDNCIEAATHMIVVDELPFSFIEKPGFNYFCSVTVPLFKVPCRGVIMKNFLRMYDAKKEELRRELKSHCVSLTTDTWTSCHNINYMVVTAHFIDRGWTMHKRVLAFCVVPNHHGVTIGKLLESCLIDWSIDKVLTVLVDNASANKHAIDYLRRKMCSWDIKPVCECRFMHVRCLAHIVNLIVRSGLKLLERSVASIRNAVKYVRSSGARLEEFEKAVEKEKVECNKICILDVPTRWNSTFLMLDTSLELKKAFQKLSDDDERYCSYFDEDEEVAEDEAKTTSRRRVPTKRVGPPTKTDWDNAAIFVKFLKVFYDVTVNVSASLTPTAHKSFHDVVTIEVELEELSSIGVGPDSSDSDMVLYDMAVQMKSKYDKYFGSLDDMNQLFLVAVVLDPRYKLRNIGRVCEVWLNLPSGEIKKKLEEVKQLTRELCDLYSESNDASTGGQKKKTPITSETTSRNS comes from the coding sequence ATGGATCATCCATTAATTGACAATATTGATGGAGTTCAGAAGGTGATTGGCAATACCAAACAAGCTCAATGTAAGTATTGTCCGACGCATTTGGCATGCAATCCTTATGATAATGGAACTTCCTCTCTTAGGAAACACATAGAGATAGTCTGCAAAGGGTACCCGGATAGAGTTAAGGTTGAATCTAGGCAACAAGTGTTAACCAATGATGGTAAAAGAGGGCAGGGTAGTTTAGTTTATGTGAATTGGAGTCAGGATAATTGCATTGAAGCTGCTACTCATATGATTGTTGTCGATGAACTTCCTTTTAGTTTCATTGAAAAACCAGGGtttaattatttttgtagtGTTACTGTGCCTCTTTTTAAAGTCCCTTGTAGAGGAGTGATAATGAAAAACTTTCTTCGCATGTATGATGCGAAGAAGGAGGAGTTGAGGAGGGAATTGAAGTCTCATTGTGTTAGTTTGACAACTGACACTTGGACTTCTTGTCATAATATAAACTACATGGTAGTTACTGCTCATTTTATTGATCGGGGATGGACAATGCATAAGAGAGTGCTTGCATTTTGTGTAGTTCCAAATCATCATGGTGTAACAATTGGTAAACTGTTAGAGTCATGTCTCATTGATTGGTCAATTGATAAAGTTTTAACAGTTTTGGTTGACAATGCATCTGCGAACAAGCATGCTATTGATTATCTTAGGAGGAAAATGTGTAGTTGGGATATTAAACCAGTTTGTGAATGTAGGTTTATGCATGTGAGATGTTTAGCTCATATTGTAAACCTCATTGTGAGGTCTGGTTTGAAGTTGTTAGAGAGGTCAGTGGCAAGCATAAGGAATGCTGTCAAGTATGTTAGGAGCTCAGGTGCTAGGTTAGAGGAATTTGAAAAGGCTGTGGAGAAGGAGAAAGTTGAATGCAATAAGATTTGCATTTTAGATGTTCCaactaggtggaattccacattTCTTATGTTGGACACATCTTTGGAGTTGAAAAAGGCTTTTCAGAAGTtgtctgatgatgatgaaaggTACTGTAGCTactttgatgaagatgaagaagttgCTGAAGATGAGGCAAAGACTACAAGTAGGAGGAGAGTGCCTACGAAAAGAGTTGGGCCACCAACTAAAACAGATTGGGACAATGCAGCCATTTTTGTGAAGTTCCTGAAGGTCTTTTATGATGTGACAGTTAATGTAAGTGCTTCACTTACCCCTACTGCACACAAGTCCTTCCATGATGTTGTAACCATTGAAGTTGAGCTTGAAGAACTAAGCTCAATTGGTGTAGGGCCTGATTCAAGTGACTCTGACATGGTATTGTATGACATGGCAGTTCAAATGAAGTCCAAGTATGACAAGTATTTTGGTTCCTTGGATGACATGAACCAACTTTTCCTAGTTGCTGTGGTCTTAGATCCTAGATATAAGTTGAGAAACATTGGTAGAGTGTGTGAGGTGTGGCTGAATTTGCCTAGTGGGGAGATCAAGAAGAAATTGGAGGAAGTGAAGCAACTTACTAGAGAACTTTGTGACTTGTACAGTGAGTCTAATGATGCATCAACTGGAggacagaagaagaaaacaccAATTACTAGTGAAACAACAAGTCGTAATAGTTGA
- the LOC112171561 gene encoding uncharacterized protein LOC112171561: MGDEVLLYLSKRDGDGGLRFFWVFRSMADPLVARCLYSGKGYMIPLNQCMSYSELYEDIFRTFQFFPSDIIELQYSVPGCEVCFLRNDRDFQMLFCSARIHRLECVDISVLKIGGGCRRTCSVDSGSEVIDEDDYLGDAFRTEVHKTYLSDEWSSYIHHVLDKFHGAAELCEKLRKYAIAVVCANVGTEGCDWHLRAFSSSANGCPYITELNNIHTCKGVVRTQKPKLLGSKVVKSCIAADVSYNLSLKPREIMSKFKSTYGFDISYKVALKAKHRAKEEIYGSNADTFSKLSLYKEAVLQSNPDSSFVLEVEPSTNRFQRLFVAYGGCVEGFQFCLPVLYVDGTFDANWTFFFKHLKSLLEPQGRVITFISDRGVGLLSAFDKVFAGNPHMFCYKHLVANFAGKYRGKGNLKLIEDVKQKFFKVAYSSTQKEYRFNLRLLRAVGGADIIDPFLVELPVENWCRAFYTSCRYGIMANGIAESFNSWIAIERLMPVYCMLDQTRIKQMEMAGKRREEAECWTT, translated from the exons ATGGGGGATGAGGTTCTTTTGTATTTGTCGAAGCGAGATGGGGATGGTGGGCTgaggtttttctgggttttcag GTCTATGGCTGATCCTTTGGTTGCTAGGTGCCTTTACTCTGGCAAAGGTTACATGATTCCTTTGAATCAATGCATGAGCTACTCTGAGTTGTATGAAGACATTTTCCGTACATTCCAGTTTTTCCCAAGTGATATTATTGAGCTTCAGTATTCAGTTCCAGGTtgtgaagtttgttttcttcGTAATGATCGTGATTTCCAGATGCTGTTTTGCTCTGCTAGAATACATAGGTTAGAGTGTGTCGATATTTCAGTTTTAAAGATTGGGGGAGGTTGTCGGAGAACTTGTTCGGTGGATAGTGGTTCAGAAGTtattgatgaagatgattaTTTGGGTGATGCATTCAGGACTGAAGTTCACAAGACGTATTTGTCTGATGAGTGGAGTTCTTATATTCATCATGTCTTGGATAAGTTTCATGGTGCTGCTGAGCTCTGTGAGAAGCTCAGGAAGTATGCAATTGCAGTTG TCTGTGCAAATGTTGGAACCGAAGGTTGTGATTGGCATCTTCGTGCTTTTTCATCATCTGCCAATGGTTGCCCTTATATAACAGAGTTGAATAATATTCACACTTGCAAGGGTGTAGTTAGGACTCAAAAGCCCAAACTTTTGGGATCCAAGGTTGTCAAGTCTTGCATTGCTGCTGATGTTAGCTATAATCTTTCATTGAAGCCAAGGGAGATTATGAGCAAGTTCAAATCAACATATGGGTTTGATATTTCCTACAAGGTTgccttgaaagcaaagcatcGGGCCAAGGAAGAGATTTATGGTTCCAATGCAGACACGTTCAGCAAGTTATCTTTGTATAAGGAAGCTGTTTTGCAGAGTAACCCCGACtcttcttttgtgttggaagttgaaccatCTACAAATCGTTTTCAGAGGCTTTTCGTAGCTTACGGAGGTTGTGTAGAAGGCTTCCAATTCTGTTTGCCtgtgttgtatgttgatggaACGTTTG ATGCAAACTGGACATTCTTTTTCAAGCATTTGAAGAGTCTGCTTGAACCTCAAGGAAGAGTTATCACATTTATTAGTGATCGGGGTGTTGGATTGTTGAGTGCTTTCGATAAGGTATTTGCTGGTAATCCTCATATGTTTTGTTACAAGCACTTGGTGGCGAACTTTGCCGGTAAATATAGGGGTAAAGGTAATTTAAAATTGATAGAAGATGTTAAGCAGAAGTTTTTTAAGGTTGCATATTCCTCTACACAGAAGGAATACCGTTTCAATTTGCGGTTGCTTAGAGCAGTTGGTGGTGCCGATATTATTGACCCTTTTCTTGTTGAATTGCCTGTGGAAAATTGGTGTCGTGCATTTTATACTAGCTGCCgatatggaattatggctaATGGGATTGCTGAATCATTTAACTCTTGGATTGCAATTGAGCGTTTGATGCCAGTCTATTGTATGCTGGACCAGacaagaattaaacaaatggaGATGGCGGGTAAAAGGAGGGAAGAGGCAGAATGTTGGACCACATaa
- the LOC112171562 gene encoding uncharacterized protein LOC112171562: protein MGCLLCNHRLESTEHLFCQCPTAISLLSGAPFFLQSSILPNLDFKEWMLEKAMNLKLETFEKLLMIIWGLWKNRNTKLWEDSAQSSNDIMLGCLTWLEEFRQTRQVPATQIQNVAKNWKPAEIPKLNVDGAFVTQAAYGETGGVLRSSTGSFIAAFMKPVQHVNSAQQVELLAIREGLNFLKTLRLQQAIIESDCLLAIQDLARTDVNLSELSNLVQDIQQTIQVMQGVQISFSPRSCNKVAHRLASLAFDDGHSEDWHARPPSCILDLITKDCNPIL from the coding sequence ATGGGATGCTTGCTATGCAATCACAGATTGGAAAGCACAGAGCATCTATTTTGCCAATGCCCTACTGCCATCTCGCTACTGTCAGGTGCACCTTTCTTTCTTCAGTCCTCTATTCTACCTAATTTAGATTTCAAAGAGTGGATGTTGGAAAAGGCTATGAATCTCAAACTTGAAACCTTTGAGAAGCTTCTTATGATCATCTGGGGTCTATGGAAGAACAGAAATACAAAGTTGTGGGAAGACAGTGCTCAGTCTTCAAATGACATTATGCTTGGGTGTTTGACCTGGTTGGAAGAGTTCCGACAAACTCGACAAGTGCCTGCTACACAGATCCAGAATGTAGCGAAAAATTGGAAGCCTGCAGAGATCCCCAAACTCAATGTAGATGGGGCCTTTGTAACACAAGCTGCATATGGTGAAACTGGTGGTGTTCTAAGAAGCTCAACTGGAAGCTTTATAGCTGCATTCATGAAGCCAGTGCAGCATGTCAATTCAGCTCAACAGGTAGAGCTCCTTGCCATACGAGAAGGTTTAAATTTCCTGAAGACATTACGTCTCCAACAAGCAATCATCGAGTCAGACTGCTTACTGGCAATACAAGATCTAGCTCGTACTGATGTAAACCTATCTGAACTAAGCAATTTAGTGCAAGACATCCAACAAACAATTCAAGTTATGCAGGGAGTTCAAATTAGTTTTTCTCCCAGGTCATGTAACAAAGTGGCACATCGATTAGCCAGTTTGGCTTTTGACGATGGGCACAGTGAGGATTGGCATGCAAGGCCTCCAAGTTGTATTCTAGATTTAATTACCAAGGATTGTAACCCCATATTATAA